From the Nodularia sp. NIES-3585 genome, one window contains:
- a CDS encoding folate/biopterin family MFS transporter, translated as MLIDFPGLTKVKDSVKEKIFFGHEPSAELIAILTVYFVQGILGLARLAVSFFLKDELLLSPAQVSALLGIVALPWIIKPVFGFISDGLPIFGYRRRPYLILSGLLGAISWVCLATIVHSSWAATLAIALGSLSVAVSDVIVDSLVVERARAESQAAAGSLQSLCWGASALGGLLTAYFSGMLLEHFTTRTVFWITASFPLIVSAVAWLIAETPIRKNTQENHSNNPLSTKHQLKQLRQAVTQKAIWLPTAFVFVWLATPTADAAFFFFSTNELHFQPEFLGRVRLVTSGASLIGIWIFQRFLKGVSFRTIFAWSTVFSSVLGMTMLLLVTHTNRALGIDDHWFSLGDSLILTVMGQIAYMPVLVLAARLCPPGVEATLFAVLMSVSNLANMVSYEFGAIIMHWLGITETNFELLWLLVIITNLSTLLPLPFIRWLPANDPQADLPSLQPAAVTNEEEPLLPNLVP; from the coding sequence ATGCTGATTGACTTCCCTGGCTTGACCAAAGTGAAAGACTCAGTGAAAGAAAAGATTTTCTTCGGTCATGAACCCAGCGCCGAGTTAATTGCTATTCTTACCGTTTACTTTGTCCAAGGAATTTTAGGGTTGGCGCGTCTAGCTGTCAGCTTTTTTCTCAAAGATGAATTACTACTAAGTCCGGCGCAAGTATCCGCACTATTGGGAATTGTCGCCTTACCTTGGATTATCAAACCAGTGTTTGGCTTTATTTCCGATGGCTTACCTATCTTTGGCTACCGTCGCCGACCATATTTAATCCTCTCTGGGTTATTAGGAGCGATTTCTTGGGTATGTTTAGCCACAATAGTTCATAGTAGCTGGGCAGCTACATTAGCGATCGCCCTTGGTTCTCTTTCCGTCGCAGTCAGTGATGTCATAGTGGACTCATTAGTTGTGGAAAGAGCCAGAGCAGAATCCCAAGCAGCAGCCGGTTCACTACAATCTTTATGTTGGGGTGCTTCCGCATTAGGAGGTTTACTCACCGCTTACTTTAGCGGAATGCTGCTAGAACATTTCACCACCCGTACAGTATTTTGGATTACCGCCTCATTTCCCCTCATCGTTTCCGCAGTAGCTTGGTTAATCGCTGAAACCCCAATTAGAAAAAATACCCAAGAAAATCACAGCAATAATCCTCTTAGCACCAAACATCAACTCAAACAACTCCGCCAAGCAGTCACCCAAAAAGCAATTTGGCTACCCACAGCCTTTGTATTCGTCTGGTTAGCCACCCCCACAGCTGATGCAGCCTTCTTCTTCTTCAGCACCAACGAACTACATTTTCAACCAGAATTTTTAGGACGGGTAAGACTGGTAACAAGTGGTGCATCCTTAATCGGGATTTGGATTTTTCAACGCTTCCTCAAAGGTGTTTCATTCCGCACTATTTTTGCATGGAGTACAGTATTTTCCTCCGTTTTGGGAATGACAATGCTGTTGCTGGTGACTCATACTAACCGAGCTTTAGGTATAGACGACCACTGGTTTAGTTTAGGTGATAGTCTCATCCTCACCGTCATGGGACAAATCGCCTATATGCCAGTATTAGTATTAGCAGCGAGATTATGTCCCCCAGGAGTAGAAGCCACATTATTTGCTGTACTCATGTCAGTTTCCAACTTAGCAAATATGGTTTCCTATGAATTTGGAGCCATCATCATGCACTGGCTAGGTATCACCGAAACGAACTTTGAACTACTGTGGCTATTAGTAATTATCACAAACCTCAGTACACTATTACCATTACCCTTCATTCGTTGGTTACCTGCTAACGACCCGCAAGCCGATTTACCATCATTACAACCAGCTGCGGTAACTAATGAAGAAGAACCATTGTTACCCAACTTAGTACCCTAA
- a CDS encoding carotenoid oxygenase family protein, translated as MQTLKTEENLSPKKSYTREDWQGGYKSLTQEYDYWIDDVEGQIPPELHGTLFRNGPGLLDINGQSIHHPFDGDGMISRISFANGRAHFRNRFVRTEGYLAEQEARKILYRGVFGTQKPGGWLANIFNFKIKNIANTNVIYWGGKLLALWEAAEPHQLDPNTLETLGKEYFDGVLSTGEAFSAHPRFDPSCNQDGGAPCLVNFSIKPGLSTTITIFELNPEGKVVRKHAHSVPGFCFIHDFVITPNYCILFQNPVTFNPIPLALGIRAAGECIKFQPNQPTQIIVIPRHTQTGVKILETQAGFVFHHANAFEIDDEIVIDSICYETLPEVEPESDFRQVNFEAISPGQLWRFHVNLESGKVCQKIIESRCCEFPSINPELVGRNYKYLYISAAHEQTGNAPLQALLKIDLKSGERQLWSAAPRGFMGEPIFVPRPDAEKEDDGWVLALVYNAAHHRSDLVILDARDFNQGAIARLHLKHHIPYGLHGNFTTGVAD; from the coding sequence ATGCAAACCTTAAAAACGGAAGAAAATTTAAGTCCCAAAAAATCCTATACTCGTGAAGATTGGCAAGGAGGATATAAATCCCTAACCCAAGAATATGATTATTGGATTGATGATGTAGAAGGACAAATTCCCCCAGAATTACACGGGACATTATTTAGAAATGGTCCCGGTTTACTTGATATAAATGGACAATCGATTCATCATCCCTTCGATGGCGATGGAATGATTAGCCGCATCAGCTTTGCGAATGGTCGCGCCCATTTCCGTAACCGCTTTGTCCGCACAGAAGGCTATTTAGCAGAACAAGAAGCCAGAAAAATCCTGTATAGAGGTGTCTTTGGTACGCAAAAACCCGGCGGTTGGTTAGCGAATATTTTCAACTTCAAAATTAAAAATATTGCCAATACTAACGTTATTTATTGGGGTGGTAAACTTTTAGCACTCTGGGAAGCAGCAGAACCCCATCAACTTGACCCCAATACATTAGAAACTTTAGGTAAAGAATATTTCGATGGTGTACTCTCAACAGGTGAAGCTTTCAGCGCCCATCCCCGCTTTGACCCTAGTTGTAACCAAGATGGTGGCGCACCTTGTCTAGTAAACTTCTCGATTAAACCGGGACTCTCCACCACAATTACGATATTTGAACTCAACCCAGAGGGGAAAGTTGTGAGAAAACACGCTCATAGTGTTCCGGGTTTCTGTTTCATTCACGATTTTGTCATTACTCCCAATTATTGTATCCTCTTTCAAAATCCCGTCACCTTTAACCCCATACCTTTAGCCTTGGGAATACGTGCTGCTGGAGAATGTATTAAATTTCAGCCCAATCAACCCACTCAAATTATAGTGATTCCGCGTCACACTCAAACAGGGGTAAAAATTCTCGAAACTCAGGCTGGCTTTGTGTTCCACCACGCAAATGCTTTTGAAATTGATGATGAAATTGTTATCGACTCAATTTGTTACGAAACACTCCCAGAAGTAGAACCAGAAAGTGACTTTCGCCAAGTGAATTTTGAAGCAATTTCACCCGGTCAACTGTGGCGCTTTCATGTTAATCTCGAAAGTGGGAAAGTTTGCCAAAAAATAATCGAAAGTCGCTGTTGTGAGTTTCCCAGTATAAATCCTGAACTTGTTGGACGAAATTACAAATATTTATACATTAGTGCGGCTCATGAGCAAACTGGTAACGCTCCCTTACAAGCATTACTAAAAATCGATTTAAAGTCTGGCGAAAGACAACTTTGGAGTGCTGCGCCCCGTGGTTTCATGGGTGAGCCGATATTTGTCCCCCGCCCAGATGCAGAAAAAGAAGATGATGGCTGGGTGTTGGCTTTGGTTTATAATGCTGCACATCATCGCTCAGACTTAGTAATATTGGATGCTCGCGATTTTAATCAAGGTGCAATTGCCAGACTACATCTCAAACATCATATTCCCTATGGTCTGCATGGCAACTTCACTACTGGCGTTGCGGATTGA